In Carassius carassius chromosome 7, fCarCar2.1, whole genome shotgun sequence, one genomic interval encodes:
- the LOC132143556 gene encoding transmembrane protein 192-like isoform X2 → MFSNNTNVDFTQSTDDDPLIDGPLVSQDALVSVIKREFQKLPTYWAVSVISFLHVVYVVICIVITVFCWISDEHTPECTAALQGINSKTVILLGKVALWVMVFIYDRFVQHHHSAVRRRGYLDFYRLTREIKNLPLLIHSAGNALTLIVIASSSLLDANVKNLSVYLLWAIICLELLLSVICLLKYTVHVVKFNSKKPHPDVTEEEHSHGCSSEGHTETGFRDSSILEDVVEKQADLIDYLKQHNSVLSRRILALTTQQIRG, encoded by the exons ATGTTTTCC AATAACACAAATGTAGATTTTACACAAAGCACTGACGATGACCCTCTTATTGATGGACCACTGGTTTCCCAAGATGCACTTGTGTCAGTGATCAAGAGAGAGTTTCAGAAATTACCCACTTATTGGGCAGTGAGTGTCATCTCCTTTTTACAT GTGGTTTATGTGGTTATATGCATTGTAATCACAGTATTTTGCTGGATATCTGATGAGCACACTCCTGAGTGCACTGCAGCATTGCAGGGCATCAACTCCAAGACTGTAATCTTACTGGGAAAAGTTGCGCTCTGGGTGATGGTTTTCATATATGATAGATTTGTCCAGCATCACCATAGCGCAGTGAGACGGAGAGGTTATCTGGACTTCTACAGACTGACCCGTGAAATAAAAAACCTTCCTCTACTCATTCACTCTGCAG GTAATGCATTGACCCTGATTGTAATTGCTTCGTCGTCTCTGCTGGATGCAAACGTGAAGAATCTTTCTGTTTATCTTCTGTGGGCCATCATCTGTTTGGAGCTACTGCTGTCGGTTATATGCTTGCTTAAATATACAG TACACGTGGTGAAGTTTAATAGCAAGAAACCACATCCTGATGTAACTGAAGAAGAACACTCTCATGGCTGCTCCAGCGAAGGACATACAGAGACAGGCTTCAG GGACAGCTCCATTCTGGAGGATGTGGTGGAAAAGCAGGCGGACCTGATTGATTATCTGAAACAGCACAACAGTGTTCTGAGCCGGAGAATTCTCGCGCTGACCACTCAGCAGATCAGAGGCTGA
- the LOC132143556 gene encoding transmembrane protein 192-like isoform X1: protein MESVRTSAYGNNTNVDFTQSTDDDPLIDGPLVSQDALVSVIKREFQKLPTYWAVSVISFLHVVYVVICIVITVFCWISDEHTPECTAALQGINSKTVILLGKVALWVMVFIYDRFVQHHHSAVRRRGYLDFYRLTREIKNLPLLIHSAGNALTLIVIASSSLLDANVKNLSVYLLWAIICLELLLSVICLLKYTVHVVKFNSKKPHPDVTEEEHSHGCSSEGHTETGFRDSSILEDVVEKQADLIDYLKQHNSVLSRRILALTTQQIRG, encoded by the exons ATGGAGTCTGTGCGTACGTCGGCTTATGGC AATAACACAAATGTAGATTTTACACAAAGCACTGACGATGACCCTCTTATTGATGGACCACTGGTTTCCCAAGATGCACTTGTGTCAGTGATCAAGAGAGAGTTTCAGAAATTACCCACTTATTGGGCAGTGAGTGTCATCTCCTTTTTACAT GTGGTTTATGTGGTTATATGCATTGTAATCACAGTATTTTGCTGGATATCTGATGAGCACACTCCTGAGTGCACTGCAGCATTGCAGGGCATCAACTCCAAGACTGTAATCTTACTGGGAAAAGTTGCGCTCTGGGTGATGGTTTTCATATATGATAGATTTGTCCAGCATCACCATAGCGCAGTGAGACGGAGAGGTTATCTGGACTTCTACAGACTGACCCGTGAAATAAAAAACCTTCCTCTACTCATTCACTCTGCAG GTAATGCATTGACCCTGATTGTAATTGCTTCGTCGTCTCTGCTGGATGCAAACGTGAAGAATCTTTCTGTTTATCTTCTGTGGGCCATCATCTGTTTGGAGCTACTGCTGTCGGTTATATGCTTGCTTAAATATACAG TACACGTGGTGAAGTTTAATAGCAAGAAACCACATCCTGATGTAACTGAAGAAGAACACTCTCATGGCTGCTCCAGCGAAGGACATACAGAGACAGGCTTCAG GGACAGCTCCATTCTGGAGGATGTGGTGGAAAAGCAGGCGGACCTGATTGATTATCTGAAACAGCACAACAGTGTTCTGAGCCGGAGAATTCTCGCGCTGACCACTCAGCAGATCAGAGGCTGA